The nucleotide window AAATGGCTTCTTGCGATGATTTTGAAATTACGATTGAGGGCTATGGCGGGCACGGGGCATCACCGCACGAAACGGTGGATCCGATTTATGTGGCGTCCCATGTCATGCAGGCTCTGCACGGAATCGTCAGCAGAAAGCTTAATCCCATTACACCGGGTGTTATTACCATCGGAAAAATTGAAGCCGGTTCTACCTATAATATAATCCCCGGTTCCGCCTCGCTTCATGGAACGGTTCGAGGCTTAACTCTTGAAGCAGTCCAGACGATGCGCTCACAGATTAAAAACCTAACCGAGGGAATTTCTTCGGCATTCGGAGCAAAGGGGAAAGTCAATTTCATTTTGGGGACACCTCCATTGGTTAACGATGTAAAACAAAGCAGTTTTGTCGAACAAGTCATCAAATCAGCTTATGGCGATGAACAATTCGAGCTTGTCCAGCCGGGTATGGGAGCAGAGGATTTCTCACATTACCTGCTTCATATACCAGGTGCTTTCGTATTCGTCGGAATGGGAGGAGAAAAAAGCGCTTATCCGCATCATCATCCGAAGTTTGATATAGATGAAGACTCCTTGCCGATTGCAATCAAATTGTTTGTTGAGATAGTGAAGGCGTATAACTAAGTGCGTTGAATTAAAACGGGCAAAATCAATTCTAATATTGATTTTGCCTTTAATTTTTCCTATTTGAACGGTCCAATCAATTTTATTTAGGTTGAAATTAAACTAAATAGATAACTCTGAGGGATATGGGGACTATCCTTATTGGGAATCTCCGTTTTTAGCGCCAATACGAATAATAAACTCCGTAATTAACAGAACCAACAAGTTTCAAGATTTTTTTGAAGACGCAAAGGAAATGTTTGGTTAATGTATGTTCTGGTTAATTAGACACCGTTTAGCTTATCTAGTAAAATCAATAGTATTCATATCTTCTTAAAATTCAGAGGAGCTTTACATAATCGAATATCCTTCAAATATATGATTTCCAGGCACATAGGTCCTTTTTGATCGAAGCGAATAAACTAATAAAACTGGATCATTGACATTTACTTACGAATTTAATGGAGAAAAAAGGGGTAACCAATGACAAAAAATTGGAATGAAGAATTGTATAAAGCACTGATGGAAAATAAAATGACACTAGCTGATCAATGGTTAAAGATGAGAGAAAAGAGGGCAGATTCCATCTATTCTGCTGATGCTGATCAAAAGTACGAAATGCTTTTGAGGGAGCAGAACGCTTTGACTACAAAGACAATCGCCAGCTCATTACTGGATGATAAGAAAGAATATCATGAAAATCACGAGCAATGGACAGCGATGGTGGCGCAGAGTCGGGCAGATTTAGGAACTCCCATTTATGAAGTGCTGGAAGCTGTCCACCGCTTTCGAATAGTCATAATGGATTTTTTAGGCTCCTATGTCACTGAACAGGGAGTTGTCATTA belongs to Mesobacillus sp. AQ2 and includes:
- a CDS encoding amidohydrolase; protein product: MSFLSDHLIKQAVQDRRYLHQNPELSGEEYETSKYIRNRLEALGIKILDFEPPSVVGYIKGITGEKTLALRADIDALPMQEGGDKPYLSKNPGVAHTCGHDGHTAVLLAVAEWIVNNRQAVDHNILLIFQSSEEITPSGAEYLVNQGVLEGVDAIFGLHLWQGMKMGKLGLAHGPQMASCDDFEITIEGYGGHGASPHETVDPIYVASHVMQALHGIVSRKLNPITPGVITIGKIEAGSTYNIIPGSASLHGTVRGLTLEAVQTMRSQIKNLTEGISSAFGAKGKVNFILGTPPLVNDVKQSSFVEQVIKSAYGDEQFELVQPGMGAEDFSHYLLHIPGAFVFVGMGGEKSAYPHHHPKFDIDEDSLPIAIKLFVEIVKAYN